The genomic DNA CTGAGGTAAAACTTTTTTGTCTTTCGGTGCTCTGCAAAATTATGTGCAAGCCTTTGTACAGTTGCTGCTCGGCTGCTGCCCCCTGCAGCAGGCTTATTGCAACAGCTGCTAAaggaagtaaaaacacattgtagACTGCCATGCCCAAATTACTCAggtaaaataaacattagaATACTACTCTCAATTGTTTTCTTTGCAGATACAAAAGGGGAATtagtttttgcatgtgtgtgttgtattgtCTTACACAAATGGTTTGTCTGTCTAGTCAGCCCATTTAGTACTACACAACACAATAGAAATATCATAGATGGCAGGCTAGCTCTGCTTCATTCCAGACAATAATGTGTTTAGTCAGTATTAATAGATTAATTAGCATCTCGTTATGTTTTGGTGAATGGACGGATGCTcgcctgtgtgtgtctactcACATTCCATTCAAATCCAGTGACAGCGAtgcctccagcagctcctgttccAGCCAGACCAATAAACAGACCTGAGCCTTCTGAACTGGCAAAGAGAGACGCTCCAATCTGTGCACAGCAGTGATGGCAGAACTATTCAGATACTTCAAGTAAAAGGACTAATACAACTATGTAAAATATATTCTCACTTAAGTTAAAATATTACTAATAGAAGGTACTTAAAAGTTAAAACTTAAAAGTACTTGTTCTGCAGTAAAATTGTTAACTATATGATCAGATATTGTGCATTACATAGGGATAGGCATGACTGGAGTCTTCCACAAGACTAGGCAGATTTGAATTGATAAAGCAAGCGAGGTAGTTGCACAAGAATGGCAcagaaagtgcagccaaaagGTGTGCTGCAGACACCCAACGCGAAGCTGAAGAACCAGATAGAGCTGTGACTCTCAAATATCTACTGCGACCAACTGTCATTTAGTGAGCTAATCATACATCCATAGAGCAAACTAACCCGttagcacagcctctgagcagTACTAAGGTTATGTTACATCTGTGGCAGCTGAGttcttgtgtttatatgattgtggcaGTTTTCAGACTGAGAGGCTGAGacaggctgtcagtcagcagttgtgtacagaatgaatGGCCGGTCTTCTCATCCCTATAGTGGACTCGACCTCCAGCAGTAGTCCTGCTccagtttctcttttctttcaaaatcTAGGTGCTCTTCCTAGTTTCTCCAAtgttgcagaccctgcctttatAACTGCTTAACTTAGATTTAGGTATTTTACTGCATTGGTTCCCAAACTGGAGATCGGGCTCCCTTTAGAGGGTCAAAAAACAGAATTCTTATACACAAATTTGTAATAATTTGCTGGACTTTTCTCTTTTACCTCTATGGGCCtcaaacagttatttaaatgaaaccatctaAGAAATCTGTTGTTAGTGGAAATGTTaacaagacagacaggcagactgaATCGTCACAAGGGACTCCAACCggacactgattttttttttcataaaccaAAAGGATTGGGAGTAGCTAATATAATCTTCACCATTGTATTTTATAAGtttatcatgttttgttttgtttttagatctttttttttttggcattttcatgCATCAGACAGAGTAGAAGAAAGGGGTggatgacatgcaacaaagagCAGTTCATCATGTTGTAAAAGATTTATCTGAAAAGTAaccagctgtcagataaatgtaataGAGAAAAAAGTACACTGTTTCCCTTTGAACTGCAGCAGAGCGTAAGTATCCAGTCTCATAAAATGAAATCCACACATTAAGTCTGCCAAATCGTCTGCCAAATGTAACCCACCCgcagtctgtctgtgaacaAGCCCAGGGCTGCCAAGTATCGGCATCACTAATTAACAACCACATCCAAGCTTAGTTTGTCAGAAAAAGCTTCATCCAGCTGCACAAGAATTAAAAACCTCGCTTTGGCCTTTATCCACAAAAACAACCTACTCACCGGCCACCAGGCCATGTCCCGTCCAGCCAGGAAGTACCCACTCAGAGTGTTCCTGCTCACCCTGCATGATGACTGACGGAGAaaactgttacacacacacacaaacataaacagaaaaacacacgcGTGTGCACGGCTGACACTCACCCAGATGCCCACAGCGAGGTTGAGAAGAAAGTAGGTTGCTATAACGATAATGTCAGAGAAGCTGAAGGACTGAGTCCCGGCGTAGAAGTTGATGGTGGAGTTAGACATCCTCAGTGTTCACAAcgactcaaacacacacttgtacagTCACCGAAAACACACGCGTTTAGTTCTTGTACTGGCCTTTATTTACAgccactctctcacacacacacacacacacacacacacatccacctaCTCCTGTTGAATCTAACCCCTACACTTGTGCAGTCAGTCTCATCAACCCCCTCTCACAATCTGACACTGCAGACCTACTTTGCAAACACCCTAAACtccaaaaagaacacattacACTCCCTAAAAACTTGAAACCACCAGACAATCTAATAAAGAACTTCAACCTTTCAATGCTCACTTCTCCgacaacacataaaaaaaataacggCCTCACTAATattaactcacacactcacacacagtcaaacacacagtgcagccCTTGATAAAAGTCCCTTCTTGGCTGAACTACAAGCTGTTACAGAAAGCCTGAGACGGAGTGTTTTGTGTACGTGTGAAGAGGGCAGTCCCTTGGTTGAATTGATGATTAAACACATCACCTTAATGTGGCACCTGCAGCGCTGACACACACGCTGTGCTGGGGGATAATGGAGTGCATGGTGTGGCTGACCGGCGCTGTACAGCAGATGCTCATGTGGACCAGAGTCCAtgctgatgcacacacacacacacacacacacacacacacacacacacacacacacacagatggtcaATCATTGGCGATGACAAGTTTATAATCATTAGCGtcttaacacacaaacatcgGCTGGTTAAGTGCTAAGTAGATGGAGTGAAAGTGTgtaagagagacacagagatggGCTTCATTCAGTAACTTTTAGGAAGGAATCTAAGTCTTcattcttcattattcattaacagttttaacagttttattaACATATTTATTGAACAGTTGAGGATAGAtccatttgtggttttgaattACCAACTAACAAAAATACTATTTTGGGATAAAATCCTACCACATAATCTTACTGTACATATTCTTTGATACTTTTGGATCAGTGTTATGATTCCCTCTTTAAAAAATGAGCCTGATTTGCTGTATTTTACTGCAAGTGATAGATGTTTGATCATGTTTTCTGGTTTCTTCACATGGTGGACGTGtcacagcagccacactgaAATTATGACCAATTATTatgagattttgttttttttccatgacaaacaaacatcataaaAGGACAATATGAAGACATGACTATAGTACAGACAAAATAAACCTGGAGAAAACCTGGTTCCAGCATTCAATTATTTTATGCATGTGTTTCTAACACACAGTCATTaggtacacatgcacacagtctcACATCAACACCATTTACTCCAACACATGGATATTCTTTAAactcatttatttaatcattataATTATGATTGCTATTTATGTAAAGATTTACGTTAAAGGGAAGATATAAGATGGTTGAGACCAGGAGTGAATGCTGTTGGTCCAATATTGACTTTGTTATGTTACAGAGAGCAGGGGGAGAGTCCAGGAATGTTATGTGATAAAGACATATGATATAACAGAGACAATGCACCATCTTCTATGCTTAAAAGACACAGAAAGTCTTCCATCCATCTTTTTAAACTAAAGCTATTGGGTTTTCTAACTTTTCAGTTTGTAAGAATCATGCATTTTGTTGTAAGGCATGCAAATGCTACCAGTTTTTGTGCACAATGAATGTCACTGGGCTGGATGACCAGCAAGCATACAGCAGGACTCAGAGCTGCATCCTCGTTCAGGATCTTTGAGAGTGTGACTACATCCCAAAGAGTCTTAACAGCTGGAACATAGAGCCATAGAGAGTGTACAAGGGTGTCCATCTGGCTGAGGTTTAAGTctgtgaaacacttttaaaccCCAGTTTGATGAAATCTCTTTATGTGGACTTTCTTTGCGTGTGTATATTTTAAGGGTaatttcactctttcactctaaAATAGAAACCTCCTAATAGTTATTTGACTTTTAAATCACCTGCAAGTTAGCATATagttttattatattgttttttcacatatttaacCATATTTTTTACAGACTAAATATattgtaaaagaaagaaaacaaagaaacaaacaaaaaaaacacatcaggacATTTTTACTGATCCGACTACGTGAGAGGACGAGAAGTCCGAGAGGACGAGATGAAGAAAGCTGAGTGAGTTTGCTTTTGTGCTACCTGATGTAGAATTAACtcagtgtcacacacaaactgctggcCAGTGTTTGTCTGCTATAGGGAGCAGATGGCGGCGACAGAGACACCCTGACGtcacacacatcatcattaatctctcactcacacacacatacgcacacacagaaaaaaaggaaaaagcttAAAATGATCAAAGATTTTGTGTGCAGTAAAAACTTTATAGAAACTACATTATATTTAGAGCAATTCAAGAAAGGAATGTTATGTTACATATATTTAATTTGCAATGTAAAAATTTTGAACATATAATGTATATTTGTATCATATAtgtctatatatatttatatatatttttaaatgtaaatatactgtatatatacacacacacacacacacatataatatgATTATGTTAAAAATTTGAGGGAATACTCCACACTGTACAGTGGTTACTGAGTTTTAGTTATGAACTTTACCTAGTTTCCTTCAGTCTGAACAGCAGTGAGACAGACTGTACGGTGAATAATGATAAAGTGCCAGTTTGAGGAAATCTTTTTAGATGGACAAGACATACAAGTTTTCCAAACTACTTAAAATTAATGGAATTTTATTGGGTTACCAAAACCACCCAACATTTAAAACTTGTTAACTTCTTGGATATTTAACACAAATACTTAAGTCCACTGAGTCAGTCATTAAATGTCAGTGGGGCAACTTTTAAAGTTGAGCAAATTCAgtacacaaatatgcacatttaGAGCCAAGCCTGGCAAGTAAAGACATAACAATGGCatcattaaaatttaattgaGAAGAGAGGAATGTTTATGgctataaataaaaaggaaaaataaaaatcatgtaCAATTCGAGGTAAATTATCTTGTCAACGTGTGATGATGAGGATTACATAAAATAAAGTTATCATTTTATACctttattattaatatgtaGATATGGTCTTATGTCTGGCGCCACCATGAGGCCAAACTTTTTAATTTGGTGTTCGTGGTGCATGATGGGAACTGTGAAAAGTCTcaataaccaatcagaggacggaGATTTCGCATTACCCGGAAGTAATacatcacaacaaaaaaattgcCGGGAAACCTGCTCAGTCAGAATTGGCCACTGAAGTAGCGAAGGgaatatttatgtgtttgtctttAGACTAAATACATTAGCAGTCTCTCCGTGTCTCTGGTCGTATTGTGTACCTGTTCACGCCGACATGGACGAATATGACGAACTCTTCGAGGATGACTTCGAGGACCAGTTCGCCGACGAGCTGGAAGTGTTGGCTGAGATGGAGGGTGAGCAAGTAAAGTTAGCAAAGTAGACTGCAAAAGAAATGCCCAGGCCTATTTGTACGATATGTGAAATATAATAGTGATTAATCTCTGTTATGTACTTGTATATTAAATTATTCAGCCCAAAGTGAGATAAATAACTACTTTTTTCCTGACTATTAGTACAAAACCCAAACGTCCTTAATTTATGAAACGTCACAGCAGCAAAACCTCACGAGGACTTGAATTCAGTGAATATTTGTCACTTTTGTTTGACAAATGACTTAAAGATTAATGGGTATTTAAAAAGTTCAATAGTTGTCTAATATTAATTTGTCTTTGCTGGAATGGCCAGATGAATCCTCCAAGCCGGGGAAGCGTCAGAAACAGGGTCCTGGAGACGCCACCTCCGACATAGAGCACCTGCTGGATAAGTCCACCTGTGAGTTCATCCTCAGACCACAGTTTgtccttgttgtgtttgtttcgGGTCGTGAGCTTGTATTTTGACTTTGTCTTTGCAGCCCCAAAGGCGAAGCGGCAGAGGTACGACGGAGGAGTGGTCAAGCGACTCTTCAACTCACTGGAGACACAAGAGAGCAAAGCCCCGTCGCAGAGTGATGATATCACTCCGCCGTCCTCTCCGGAGCAGTATGAAGCCTCTCCTGTGCTCAGGTAGGAGGGATGCATGGTGAAGATTGGTAATAtcgaaaaaacaaacagtggcaGAGAGAATGAGGGCGACAGGATacacaattgttttttttatccttgaATGATCcaatcagttaatcatttgATAGACAGAAAATCAATTGATGACAGTGTTGGTAATTAGATTGATAATTCAAAGTATAAAGTAAGTGAAAATGgcaaacatttgctaattgcAACCTGTCAAATCAGAGAattggttgtttttctgctttaccTGATTATGATTATTGCCATTTTTGTGTGTTGCTCAGAAAAAGAAGTAGGAATTTAAAGACCTGACATTAACTATATGTGACGAACATATaccattatttacatttaatagATTAAAAGGTCAGATTTGTTTTGGtaaaaaagcaataaattacaaataattgTTAATTGCAGCCTTGGATACGCAGCACAACAGACTCTttaacatgttttctgttttaggtCTACCCCAGCCGTGCTGGATATCAGCGGCTTTGCCTCAATCCCAGAGACGCCTATGCGACCTCCCACAGCGGCGCTCACATCACTGCATGCGCTGCGGCGGCCTCCTTTAGAGGGAGAGTACATCAGCGTGACCGACTCATCGGGGACTCGGGTCTACCTCAGACAAAAAGAGGACACAGGGACTAAGGTTAAACTCCTCAGCAGTTTTTCATCTCTGATGCTGAAagttacacaaacattttgGAAGGTGTTCAGTGCCTATAGAGgtcatatttctgtatttctttacatttgtgTGTCTCCAGGTGGTGGACTGCAGAATTGTGCCAAACTCCCTGGGTGCACTGGGGCTACTGGCAGTACCAATAGGCGTGTTGAGAGAGCAAGAGGCAGAGAGGGTGAGCGACAGGCGCCTGTTGTTTGTGTATAATCTGCCAAGTAGCCTGCACGTATCCACACTGACATCACATGAGTTTAATCCATTTTCTCAACTCCAAACATTCGGatgattaaacaaacacaaagaataaTGCAACCATTTAATTTGTATCTGCAGCCAAAAACAGCATTGTTATATGTTGTCTTGTAATGAgcaaatgtttaatatttgtaCATAATAGAAGCCAAGAAATCGAAATTGTAGTAATgaactttatttatgtagcactttACATAGTTGAAAGCAGTTCAGGACATTAGATGAATCAACTCAGAcccttaaaataaaaacaaaatgaaagactAAAATACACAATGATGGAGATAAGTACAgttacagtaataataaaactaacaaGACACATTGGGGGGAAAAACAGAGTGTTGGCAGTATTAATGAAaaggctttttttaaaaagacgaGTTTTAAGAAGTGGTTTAAGAGATGTCACAGATTTTACAAACCTCAGATCCATGGGCAGGGACTTTCAGAGCTTAGGGGCCCTGACTGTAAATGCCTGTTCACCAAATTGTAAGGCATGCATTCATTAGTTAGAAAAATTGATGTTTTAATCTAATAAAATCAACACTGAAAGAAAATATATCAATGATACCCTTTCAGCTGAAACCAGGATGTATTTGTGGGATGTATTTCAGACcctgtgttttaaaaataacttttttatacaataaaaaaaggagtgtgtctgcaggtgcaCATACTTTGTGTGCAAAAGTGAACTCTGAGGCTGTTGAAATTTTCAAATTTGATCTCTTTCTTTTGAAATCGTGCAGCGTCACCTTCAGGTTGTGGAGGAATCTCAGCGTCTTACACAGCTGCTGGCCAGGTAACTCACCGTCTGTCTCCCTCACACAGtgattacattttgtacaaGGATTccaattcatttgtttgtttgaatttgtGTCCCTTTCTAGCAATGTAAACGATGTGTTTGGTGTGGGCGAAAACAGAGAAGATGAAGGGGAGGACGATACTGAAGACACAGAGGGCCGAACTTCCCGACTCTGGGTGGACAGATTCTCTCCCCGACACTACACAGAGCTTCTCAGTGATGACGTAATCAATGTTTAGCctttctgtttgattttaacGTCCGTGTTTGTGCACATGCTCTCTTTGAATGAATGGCCCAAGTATCGTTCACTGACGCCACGCGTGTGTGACTGTTTCATTGTAGTTTACCAACCGCTGTCTGCTCAAGTGGTTGAAGCTTTGggacactgttgtgtttggaagagagaggaagtcCCGCCCTGCCCGTCCTGACAGACAGGCTCCCAACCAGAGCTCGTTCAAACCAAATCAAGCCAATCAGAATACAAATCGTTTCAAAACTAAGATTGAGGTGAccgaggagctgctggaggctgAACTGGACCAGTACAAACGACCCAAATTCAAGGTAAACACCCCTGCATGCTCATGTCAGTACAATCTCAATTTAATGACCTGTAGTTGTTCTATAAGATGTAatttattttggtgtttctCCAGGTGGCGTTGTTGTCTGGTCCGCCAGGTTTGGGGAAGACCACCTTGGCTCATATCATCGCAAAGCATGCTGGGTACAATGTGGTGGAAATCAATGCCAGGTTagacaaatcaaattaaaacttaTTATTCTGCTGTATAAAAAATTTgtaggaaaaatgaaaaaaaattgatttacaAGAGACTCCCTGTGGTGACCTCAGTGATACTGTTGATGTTTGTGCAGTGATGATCGCAGTGCAGAGGTGTTTCAGAAACGCATCGACACAGCAACACAGATGAAATCCGTTTTAGGAGCCAGTGAGAAGCCGAACTGCCTCATTATTGATGAGATCGATGGAGCACCTGCGGTATGATCTGGACACAAAAATTGCAAAATATCCATGATTGTGGTGTTAATGTGCTCCTTTAATCTTCATTATAaatgtttggggttttttttcttcatctgtggTGTTTAACAGGCTGCCATCAACGTTCTGTTGGCAACTCTGAACAGGAAAGATGGACACGGCGGTGAAGCTGGTACAGAGactgtgaagaagaaaaaaaagaaggagtcCATCCTGCTTCGGCCAATCATCTGCATCTGTAATGACCTGTAAGAGAGCCTGTGGTGTTTAAGAGCAGCTTCCAATAGATTATAGATATAAATACACTATTGTTGCAGCAGTATTTGAATTGATAATTGCTAATTTTGAGTTTTCTTTGATTACCTCTTTCCATGTAGTTATGTTCCAGCTCTCAGGCCTCTCAGGCAGCAGTCCTTCCTCCTGGTTTTTCCCCAGACTCAGCCCTCTCGCCTCACACAGAGACTGTCAGAGGTcaccacatacacacgcacacatgcacaaacacaatcacaggATTACACAAAAGAACGCGCCGGCAATCCATGTTTACCTTGAGTTTCTGTTTGCAGATTTCCCTCCGGCAGGGTATGAAGGCAGACACGGGCTCACTGATGTCACTGTGTGAGAAGACTGACAACGATATCAGGTCTTGCATCAACACACTACAGGTGGGTGGCTGCACTCTGAAGGAAGGTCTGTGTTGCATGAGCAGTTCAGTAGTATAGAGTGTAGTTGTATCACAACATTTCTTCTTGTCAGTTCCTCCACAGTCGTGGCCACAAGCAGTTGGACGCCAAAACCAtccagtgtgtctctgttggGCAGAAAGACCAGAACAAAGGCTTGTTCCATCTGTGGCAGGCGGTTTTCCAGTTACAGCGTACAAAACGGTACACTATGTGCTGTCggagattttcatgaaatttatAAATGTTTTGCTGAGGTCTCTTCAGAATCAGTCACCGTAGGCGACTGGGTGTTCAAGTTTagttaaaaatgttgaaatgagGCAAAGGTTCTGCAGAAGACACAGAGGTTTGCGCTCTGTTGTGCTCCTACTACAAAGCAGTGGTCAGAGTTCCTGCATTGTTCTGTGCGATCTGTTACTGTTTTTTAAGTTTACTGTGGACACCAGCAAGGAAATTGAAAGTGAAATGGTAACTGCAGGTCTGACCTAATGCAAAATATGTGACCTTTAAATTAATtggttatttttcagttttaatttcgatccatccatctattttcTGCTGAACAATCAATCtgaacaaaatgatttttttttcacatgattCAGcccattttttttgtcacacagGTACAATTGTGAGACTTTTATTAAGTTCCATtctaaaaaaaagtcctttaaaAGTCTTAAATTTAATCTTAGGTGAACAGTCAAGACTTAAATACTTACAAGTCTGTCCTTTCTGTTTAATGTTGTACTTTGATCTGTGAGCAtaaatgaatgagtgtgaaGACGGTTAGCACGTGGTAAATTTAATCTTGTCACGCCTTCAAATCGAAGGTGACATGATCTTATctatacattacatacattattatcatctgtttcctctcttcttcttcttaggTCCTAACTAACCAGATGTTGACTAAACCTTCAAATTTGTGCTTTCAGGAAACGTGTTGGTGAGGGGTTTGACGAGGCGCCAGGTTCAGGACATGGAGCACAGAGGTTTCAGCACATTCTACACTTGGCTTCATCCAGTGGAGAGTATGAAAAGGTTTCTCAGGTAATGATCATACATCCCGATATTtgtaacacaaagaaaacactgcCCCATGCTTCACTAGCATTAGAAAGAAGTTATCCTCATCTAAATCTGTGTCTTCTCCTCAGGGTCTGTATGATAATTATCTGTCCATGCGTGTGAGGGACCCCAacctgcagagtgtgtgtgaggctctGGAGTGGATGTCGTTCTCAGACAGACTGAACCAAGTGATTCTTCATGGGCAGAACTTCACCCTGATGAGATACCTGcccttcctgtctgtcacattccacttcctgtttgcccACACACACGTGCCCCGCCTCAGCTATCCCCACAGCCAGCACGAGGTACAAGTCAACACCATCGTGTAGCAGAATgatgaaagaaggaaaaaaaacatataaatgagATATTTTAGGCAGGAAGTGTAGATAAATAACAACATGAGATCCCTGATCATCCCTGAGTCATCACTGTCTCCTCTCCAGGCCTCCTCCCGGCTCCTGAGCAGCAGGAACGCTTTGTCCACCATGTTGGCCGACATCCCAGCATGCTTCAGAACAAGGATCAGCTCGCTCAACCTGACCCTCGATATTCTCACACTGCTCCTAGACATCATCTGTCCCAAACTACGCCCTGTATGTAAAAGCATAtgtgatgcgtgtgtgtgtgtgtgtgtgtatctgcatcTATTTATGCCTTATTGACCTGAGAGAAAATCCACAGGACGTTATGTGATTTCAGTGTTAGCTTAAACTTTTAAAGAGAAGGGAATAAGACAGAGCCATGCTAATGTTATTTTTCCATGGTGCTACATTGAATAGGATATACACTCACTTGGCCACTTTATAAGGTACATCGTAACATCTAAAGCCGTCCAATACAACAGCTCAGCcatatgttttacatttacaaagatAATAAAAGTTTTGACTGCATTGCTTTTGAATTACAAACATGAGGAGGgaagaatattagaaacacatttgaacATAATGCAGTTCAGTGCACCACCACTAACCACAACCTCAGTAATTAACCTTATTATTTTGTCAACACTGTCACAGGTATTAATTACCTGTGACCGCGTcgacaaaaaaaataacaatataataaattGTAATCTTCCTTGTGGCACAATTGTTTGGGATTGCTTTAAATGTTATTGGAGGCCACAGAAGCCACAATGAGGGTTATATCTCACCTACTACCACAAAAAGTTTGTGATTAATTGTTAAGTGTGGGTAAAGTattacaacaaacaaaccagaaaacAAACGCCATACAATTTTTAATGCAGTataaaattaacaaaacaacaaaaaacaaaaaattattttaatcacaGTTTCTCACATCACAACATGTGTAAACAGGATTAAGAGATGATATTTAATGTATtgtggtttgacatttttaaagtttgatAAGACTTGTACTGAAGCTCACAGTAGTCTCGGCCTCACTGTGTGTGCTCTCAAGGTTAGAAGGTGGTACAGGTGCGGCCTCATAAGAAAAATGGCGGCCAAAGTGAAATGCTTTGCACGTAATGCTGGTAAAAATTTCAGTTGCTGTGGCTCATCCCATTGTGTGTTTCTTCCAGGTGAATCCACagcttttcagcagcagagagaaggagcagaTGCGAGAGCTGATCAACACCATGCTGGCATACAACCTCTCATACAGGCAGGACCGCACGCCCGAGGGACAATACACATACCTGCTGGAGccgtgagtacacacacacacacatccaccttCACTcaactgtgtgctgcatgtggaCCCATGCAGagctgatgtgtgtttctggGATGTTGAAGGTCACTGCTCTTGTCCACGCTGTGGTTCTCTGCATTGAGGCTTAGAGAGTAATCCCTTTAACACCTGGTGTGTGTATGATGGTAGTGGTCTGGGATCAGATTAGCAAATCTCACTGCAAGGTTACAGGTGGATGGACGAACAGATGACAGGATGGGTAGAGGAGGTTTGAGTTATTAGAGCCGTGAAATTAGGGGGTCATTTTGGAGAAAGCAATCTGAAATATCGAGGCTtgttaaaacaaaagacaaaagctaAAAGGAACAAGAGGAAACTTTAGCTACACTACAACTTGGGAGACCTTTGTTCATCTTGGACCTTAATTTT from Pempheris klunzingeri isolate RE-2024b chromosome 3, fPemKlu1.hap1, whole genome shotgun sequence includes the following:
- the chtf18 gene encoding chromosome transmission fidelity protein 18 homolog, which codes for MDEYDELFEDDFEDQFADELEVLAEMEDESSKPGKRQKQGPGDATSDIEHLLDKSTSPKAKRQRYDGGVVKRLFNSLETQESKAPSQSDDITPPSSPEQYEASPVLRSTPAVLDISGFASIPETPMRPPTAALTSLHALRRPPLEGEYISVTDSSGTRVYLRQKEDTGTKVVDCRIVPNSLGALGLLAVPIGVLREQEAERRHLQVVEESQRLTQLLASNVNDVFGVGENREDEGEDDTEDTEGRTSRLWVDRFSPRHYTELLSDDFTNRCLLKWLKLWDTVVFGRERKSRPARPDRQAPNQSSFKPNQANQNTNRFKTKIEVTEELLEAELDQYKRPKFKVALLSGPPGLGKTTLAHIIAKHAGYNVVEINASDDRSAEVFQKRIDTATQMKSVLGASEKPNCLIIDEIDGAPAAAINVLLATLNRKDGHGGEAGTETVKKKKKKESILLRPIICICNDLYVPALRPLRQQSFLLVFPQTQPSRLTQRLSEISLRQGMKADTGSLMSLCEKTDNDIRSCINTLQFLHSRGHKQLDAKTIQCVSVGQKDQNKGLFHLWQAVFQLQRTKRKRVGEGFDEAPGSGHGAQRFQHILHLASSSGEYEKVSQGLYDNYLSMRVRDPNLQSVCEALEWMSFSDRLNQVILHGQNFTLMRYLPFLSVTFHFLFAHTHVPRLSYPHSQHEASSRLLSSRNALSTMLADIPACFRTRISSLNLTLDILTLLLDIICPKLRPVNPQLFSSREKEQMRELINTMLAYNLSYRQDRTPEGQYTYLLEPRVEEVVRFPGLPPRRQLTYQAKQTISREMEQEKMRRSEQLMLQRNPAVKEQEKKSAGPNPARNHQQRLENIVKQTTVETRPEVDFFGRAVAPKPQRASSSDTGDKSAVLSIGTAVGNSDVWFRFNEGMSNAVRRNVYIREIL